Proteins from a genomic interval of Osmia bicornis bicornis chromosome 13, iOsmBic2.1, whole genome shotgun sequence:
- the LOC114872604 gene encoding uncharacterized protein LOC114872604, which yields MSVAGTRRLCRVGLVAVLVTALCVLTLLDSPPQLPDPPADPPPTPGGEPPGTRSIVAYSWARRLALDYRPSKECDGNGTYGTTLNTFKLADAKWLETIPGQLFLYSAHLDLRVAGYPSLRVIGVKRGPLPTSALFCTVWYEEEDRGRAVSVEALVSTIWLDEWGETLDSYAGILVGCQLPVDGGIEPSRVYVGPEPCQQNASHSLAINTRHRNEVEEHRRQFTLCIKGLDFDEDISSKIVAFVELHRILGAELFYFYVFSVHENVLKVLRLYERSNVIRWFNLTLPGDLPNEKHARRRFLGEDIWIKRRMELIPYNHCFYDNLHRSEFVLPIDIDEAIVPARKRNWYELLLDERIKLGRNFKDFASYAVRNAYFFPELQTRNQSDRATPDTDSLDSFEDLDYLDTVRAACISPEGDSVKSFVSTRRALTVHNHYALATLNPSTRRAHHFDPEDVLKHHHRACDDRHLDCEILMEDVRVDESALRYADQLKERMRVFLSDLRGFS from the exons ATGTCGGTCGCTGGTACCAGAAGACTATGCAGAGTGGGCCTAGTCGCCGTGTTGGTCACCGCGTTGTGCGTGTTGACCCTGCTCGATTCGCCGCCACAACTCCCGGATCCACCGGCGGATCCTCCTCCCACGCCAG GTGGCGAACCTCCAGGCACAAGAAGCATCGTGGCTTACTCGTGGGCGAGGAGATTGGCACTCGATTACAGACCCTCCAAGGAGTGCGACGGTAATGGAACGTACGGAACGACGTTAAATACGTTCAAGTTAGCCGACGCGAAGTGGCTCGAGACAATCCCCGGACAGCTCTTCCTGTACAGCGCCCACTTGGACCTCAGAGTGGCCGGCTATCCGAGCCTCAGGGTGATTGGCGTTAAACGCGGACCTCTGCCGACCTCTGCCCTTTTCTGCACCGTTTG GTACGAGGAGGAGGATCGAGGCAGAGCGGTAAGCGTGGAGGCGCTGGTCTCCACTATTTGGTTGGACGAATGGGGCGAGACGTTGGACAGTTACGCGGGTATCCTGGTCGGTTGTCAATTACCCGTGGACGGGGGTATCGAGCCGTCCAGAGTGTACGTGGGCCCGGAACCCTGCCAGCAGAATGCTAGTCATAGTTTAGCGATAAACACGAGGCACCGAAACGAGGTGGAAGAACATCGACGACAGTTCACCCTGTGCATCAAGGGGTTGGACTTCGACGAGGACATCTCGTCGAAGATCGTCGCGTTCGTCGAGCTGCATCGCATACTCGGCGCTGAGCTCTTCTACTTTTACGTGTTCAGCGTTCACGAGAACGTGCTGAAGGTGTTGAGGCTGTACGAACGATCCAACGTGATCAGATGGTTCAATCTGACGTTGCCTGGTGACTTGCCGAACGAGAAGCACGCGAGGAGGCGATTCCTCGGCGAGGACATCTGGATCAAGAGACGAATGGAGCTGATACCGTACAATCATTGCTTCTACGACAATCTCCATCGATCCGAGTTCGTGTTACCCATCGACATCGACGAGGCGATCGTGCCAGCCAGGAAGAGGAACTGGTACGAGCTGTTGCTCGACGAGAGGATCAAACTCGGCAGAAACTTCAAGGACTTCGCCTCGTACGCGGTCAGGAACGCTTATTTCTTTCCAGAACTGCAGACAAGGAATCAGAGCGACCGCGCGACGCCTGACACGGATTCGCTGGATTCCTTCGAGGATCTAGATTATCTCGACACGGTGAGAGCCGCCTGTATCTCGCCGGAAGGCGATTCCGTGAAAAGCTTCGTCTCGACGAGACGAGCGTTAACGGTGCACAACCATTACGCGCTGGCCACGCTGAATCCCTCCACCAGACGCGCGCATCACTTCGACCCGGAAGACGTTCTCAAGCACCACCATAGGGCGTGCGATGACAGACACTTGGACTGCGAGATCCTCATGGAGGACGTCAGAGTCGACGAGTCCGCGCTCAGGTACGCGGATCAACTGAAGGAGAGGATGAGGGTGTTCTTGAGCGACCTGAGGGGGTTCTCTTAG